A window of the Pangasianodon hypophthalmus isolate fPanHyp1 chromosome 12, fPanHyp1.pri, whole genome shotgun sequence genome harbors these coding sequences:
- the vwa2 gene encoding von Willebrand factor A domain-containing protein 2, whose amino-acid sequence MCLSSRIQLLLAILLSQVDCSFAVQEIQADHETLMKISAAGEMMRCSAAMDVLFLMDGSYSVGKGSFERSRHCVLKLCEALDIGADTVRVGVIQFGSTPRMEISLGSYSSREELSKHIKKIQYRGGSTQSGLAFKYVMRKGFLGGRNSPVPRIVILLSDGKSQGTVHPAASDLKQSGVILFAVGLRYPRWEELYSLASTPTESHVFFAEHFSDTVNGLYTSLTTSSICSAVPSGCQLESFPCARKTLETIRELQGNFMCWKGSKGNSPYTSLCPYYRYTSAYKVLPTVCHRTVCSDPCDSQPCQNGGTCVSEGLEKYHCQCPPGYGSDPNCAPVLSLDCSVDVLFLVESSTSLTLEGFLRFKSFLKRFVQTVLSSDTPVKIGLAQYGSDVKVEARIGQHRDPVKLLQAVESLQYQKGEAKTGNALRYVTRHGFQSAPVYADVQDDLPRVVVLITGTPSADAVLESAKYARDREIFIIGVGPDRMKAEINNITGNPQRTITYSLPDRLNAKIPELRAKICSVDSQGCLGQAVDLVFVLDGSGNVGKDNFVHLQEFVRSTSVQFDINRDLTQVGLVVYSRWPVSVFELDSHASGSAVLKALGGASYLGGKASTGSALLHVHSHSLTVAKGARPGVNKVVVLLTDGTGAEDAAVPAQKIRDDGVSVFVIGTGDVQREHLLRIAGSEDHIITVPFYEDLKYFEDVLVQMVCADMKKPVNLCRPNPCMNDGVCVLLNRSYRCECRGWEGPHCETRSRQQPSRGDLPRHAALRRRQRKNVRELQQRYREHRRRHAS is encoded by the exons ATGTGCCTGAGCAGCCGAATACAGCTCCTCCTAGCCATCTTACTCAGTCAAG tggACTGCAGCTTTGCTGTACAGGAGATCCAGGCTGATCATGAAACCCTCATGAAGATCAGTGCTGCAGGGGAAA TGATGAGATGCTCCGCAGCTATGGATGTCCTCTTTTTGATGGACGGCTCGTACAGTGTTGGGAAGGGCAGCTTTGAGAGGTCCCGCCACTGTGTACTGAAACTGTGCGAGGCTCTGGACATCGGTGCAGACACG GTGAGAGTCGGAGTCATTCAATTTGGTTCGACTCCCAGGATGGAAATCTCGCTAGGCTCCTACAGCAGCAGAGAGGAGCTGAGCAAACACATCAAGAAAATACAGTACAG AGGAGGGAGCACACAAAGCGGTCTGGCTTTCAAGTATGTGATGAGGAAGGGTTTCCTCGGCGGTCGGAATTCCCCTGTGCCTCGCATCGTCATCCTCCTGTCTGATGGAAAGTCCCAGGGTACAGTGCACCCGGCTGCCTCAGACCTCAAGCAGTCTGGAGTGATTCTGTTTGCTGTGGGCCTTCGCTATCCCAG ATGGGAAGAGCTCTACTCTCTGGCCAGCACTCCCACAGAGAGCCATGTGTTCTTTGCAGAGCATTTCAGTGATACTGTAAATGGACTGTACACGAGCCTCACCACCTCCTCTATCTGCAGTGCTGTTCCCTCAG GCTGTCAGTTGGAGTCTTTTCCTTGTGCACGAAAGACCCTGGAGACGATCAGAGAACTGCAGGGCAACTTTATGTGCTGGAAGGGATCGAAGGGCAACTCGCCATACACCTCGTTATGTCCGTACTACAG ATATACCAGTGCTTACAAGGTACTCCCCACAGTATGCCACAGAACAGTATGCTCAG ATCCTTGTGATTCCCAGCCATGTCAGAATGGTGGGACGTGTGTGTCTGAAGGGCTAGAGAAATACCATTGCCAGTGTCCTCCAGGCTATGGAAGCGACCCCAACTGTG CTCCTGTGCTGTCTTTGGACTGCTCTGTGGATGTGCTTTTCCTGGTTGAGAGCTCCACAAGCCTGACTCTGGAGGGGTTCCTGCGTTTCAAGTCCTTCCTGAAGCGCTTTGTGCAGACAGTTCTGAGTTCAGACACTCCCGTGAAGATTGGCCTGGCCCAGTATGGCAGTGATGTAAAGGTTGAAGCCAGGATTGGGCAGCACAGAGACCCAGTGAAGCTGCTTCAAGCTGTGGAGTCTCTCCAGTACCAGAAAGGGGAGGCTAAAACTGGAAACGCATTGCGCTACGTCACACGACATGGCTTCCAAAGCGCCCCAGTGTATGCTGATGTTCAAGATGACCTGCCTCGTGTGGTGGTGCTCATCACTGGCACTCCATCTGCTGATGCTGTACTGGAATCTGCTAAATatgcaagagacagagagatctTTATCATCGGCGTGGGGCCTGATAGGATGAAGGCTGAGATCAACAACATCACAGGAAACCCTCAGCGCACCATCACTTACAGTTTGCCTGACAGGCTGAATGCAAAGATCCCAGAACTCAGAGCCAAGATCTGCAGTGTGGATAGCCAGG GGTGTCTGGGTCAGGCAGTAGACCTGGTCTTTGTTCTGGACGGCTCAGGAAATGTCGGGAAGGACAACTTTGTTCACCTGCAGGAATTTGTGCGCAGCACCTCCGTGCAATTTGACATAAACCGTGATTTGACTCAGGTGGGGCTGGTGGTGTACAGCCGGTGGCCTGTCTCCGTTTTCGAGCTGGACTCTCATGCTTCAGGCTCTGCTGTGCTCAAAGCCTTGGGAGGGGCATCCTATTTGGGTGGAAAGGCCTCTACTGGCTCAGCTCTGCTCCATGTGCACTCTCATAGTCTGACTGTGGCCAAAGGGGCACGCCCAGGTGTCAACAAGGTCGTAGTCCTGCTGACTGATGGTACAGGGGCTGAAGACGCAGCGGTGCCAGCTCAGAAGATCCGGGACGATGGTGTGTCTGTGTTCGTGATTGGCACTGGAGATGTGCAGCGCGAGCATCTCCTGCGCATTGCTGGCTCTGAGGATCACATCATCACTGTGCCCTTCTATGAGGACCTGAAGTACTTTGAAGATGTCCTGGTGCAGATGGTGTGTGCAG ATATGAAGAAGCCTGTGAATCTGTGCAGGCCTAACCCCTGTATGAATGACGGCGTGTGTGTCCTACTGAACAGAAGCTATCGCTGTGAATGCCGGGGATGGGAGGGACCACACTGCGAGACAC GAAGCAGGCAGCAGCCCTCCAGAGGAGATCTCCCGAGACATGCAGCATTGAGACGCCGCCAGAGGAAGAATGTTAGAGAGCTGCAGCAGCGCTACAGAGAACACCGCAGGAGACATGCTAGCTGA